The DNA window TCAGGCAGTTAAGTTTTAGATAAAAAGAAATGCCATAACTTTTGAACGTTACCAATAAATTTGTGGTTCACGATAAGTTTATAGGTCCGCTGGTTACTCGTAGCGTTCGGCGAAAAATATACAACTTGCAGATTGGCAACCAAACGAGTCGATTCGAACGTATGTGCTACCCTGCTACAAGGAGGTAACAATGAATCCAAATGCTGTTTCCATATTCGACCTAAGTCCACCAGAGAAGTTACAGCTGGTGGAAGATCTTTGGGATGATCTGGCGGCTACCCCGTCAGAGGTTCCTGTGCATGAATGGCAAAAGGAGGAGTTGGATCGTCGAAAAGCCAACTTGATGAGCAAGCCGGCTTCGGGGGTTTCGTGGGACGAGGTCAAATCCAGGATTCGAAGTCGCTATGGCCGCTGAACTAATAATCGCGCCTGAAGCACAACAGGACACAGATGCGGCATATAGCTGGTACGAAGATCGTAGATCTGGCTTGGGGGAAGAGTTTCTCGCCTGTGTGGACGCCTGTATTCAGGCAATTTGTCGCACGCCCGAACTCCACGCGAAAGTCCACGAGGAGTATCGCCGGTCATTGGTGAGGCGATTTCCGTA is part of the Candidatus Desulfatibia profunda genome and encodes:
- a CDS encoding addiction module protein, with amino-acid sequence MNPNAVSIFDLSPPEKLQLVEDLWDDLAATPSEVPVHEWQKEELDRRKANLMSKPASGVSWDEVKSRIRSRYGR
- a CDS encoding type II toxin-antitoxin system RelE/ParE family toxin, with the protein product MAAELIIAPEAQQDTDAAYSWYEDRRSGLGEEFLACVDACIQAICRTPELHAKVHEEYRRSLVRRFPYAIFYEYTGGKVIVYSIFHASRDPKKWRNRLV